One genomic region from Vitreimonas flagellata encodes:
- a CDS encoding FAD-dependent oxidoreductase: MRVAVVGAGLAGVASAYALARRGVEVTIIEASVGPALGASFANAGMLTPSMSDPWNAPGVWRDLLRWLGREDAPMLLRLKAMPGLAPWGLRFLAASRESTFTRAIAHNVRLGLFSIEVMNAWRDEAAFDYEGARVGTMKVYRSAASFAQGVVKATAMAELGVPFRALNRQETVAFEPTLLPIEAEIEGAVHFPHDQSGDAQRFVEGLSRACAARGAVLRWGAPARALRIEAAAVNGVVLESSEVIEADAVVLAAGARTPALASSVGVHLPISPVKGYSITYEAGGLALPGLPIVDDALHAAVTPFRERLRVAGTAEFAGFDAKLQPRRIENLCGLLQRILPAQADELERRGAKAWAGFRPMHARGLPAIGAARRGLFINAGHGHLGWTQAAGSGEALARAILGEGGFDLSPFQPGR; encoded by the coding sequence ATGAGGGTGGCGGTAGTTGGAGCCGGCTTGGCCGGCGTGGCAAGCGCCTATGCGCTGGCGCGGCGCGGCGTCGAGGTCACCATCATTGAGGCGAGTGTGGGCCCGGCCCTGGGCGCGAGTTTCGCCAATGCCGGCATGCTAACGCCGTCGATGTCGGATCCTTGGAATGCGCCTGGGGTTTGGCGTGATCTGCTGCGTTGGCTGGGGCGCGAGGACGCGCCCATGCTGCTGCGCCTGAAGGCGATGCCGGGGCTTGCGCCGTGGGGCCTGCGCTTCTTGGCAGCCAGCCGGGAATCCACCTTCACGCGTGCGATCGCGCACAATGTGCGGCTGGGCCTGTTCAGCATCGAGGTGATGAACGCGTGGCGCGACGAGGCGGCGTTCGACTACGAAGGCGCGCGCGTCGGCACGATGAAAGTCTATCGCAGCGCCGCGAGCTTTGCGCAGGGCGTCGTCAAAGCCACGGCGATGGCCGAACTGGGCGTGCCCTTTCGCGCGCTCAACCGCCAAGAGACGGTCGCCTTTGAACCGACGCTCTTGCCCATCGAGGCGGAAATCGAAGGCGCGGTGCATTTCCCGCATGATCAATCCGGCGACGCGCAGCGTTTTGTCGAGGGCTTGAGCCGGGCCTGCGCCGCGCGTGGCGCGGTGTTGCGTTGGGGCGCACCCGCGCGCGCTTTGAGGATTGAAGCAGCCGCAGTGAACGGTGTTGTGCTGGAAAGCAGCGAAGTGATCGAGGCTGACGCCGTCGTTTTGGCTGCAGGCGCGCGCACGCCGGCGCTTGCGTCAAGCGTTGGCGTTCATCTGCCAATCAGTCCAGTGAAGGGCTATTCTATTACCTATGAGGCTGGCGGACTTGCGCTGCCCGGTCTGCCCATCGTTGACGACGCGCTGCACGCGGCGGTGACGCCGTTCCGTGAGCGCCTGCGTGTGGCGGGAACTGCTGAATTTGCAGGGTTTGACGCAAAATTGCAGCCGCGCCGGATCGAGAATCTGTGCGGTCTATTGCAGCGCATTCTGCCGGCGCAGGCAGATGAATTGGAACGTCGCGGCGCGAAAGCTTGGGCGGGTTTTCGGCCAATGCATGCGCGCGGCCTGCCAGCGATCGGCGCCGCACGACGCGGTCTCTTTATCAACGCCGGGCACGGTCATCTTGGCTGGACGCAAGCCGCAGGGTCAGGCGAAGCGCTTGCGCGCGCGATTTTGGGCGAGGGCGGGTTTGACCTGAGCCCGTTCCAGCCGGGGCGTTAG
- a CDS encoding serine hydrolase domain-containing protein, with protein MRNVLASLAFLTSALASAHAQDLPALEPANVQAWADRHLGAMVENGGASGVVVSVVRGGEIIYEGGYGLGDVVAQTPADPVATRVRIGSNTKTFTATLIAQLMDEGRIASLDDPANRYLQRYQLPPNGQSPILLRHLLTHTAGYSDRFFFIGADRPVDIPVSAQVFDRLRPSFARPVEEQVVYSNFGVATLGLVIEDLTDAPIDEAMRTRLFEPFGMTQTELATTIEAPSNLARPGLIAAGGRIVGPTPFTAINPAVAQTGSIVSTAHDMALYMNAQLGHGDLLSAEARGRLRQRLAANAAEGAGVAMVFIEDSWAGRQTISHGGNWAGFHSWFTLAPDEDVGVFVAIIGEAAPVGMWDRLRGAIHADWAPPPSPAVLSASGATSAFMSEFFGAKRAFVPVTISAEDLAAYAGFYRADRRPYTTSERLSALTYFGADVVELSVGEGGLYLNGAGPWAPQGDGRFMLDAPTRPQIIIRPNPRTGEFVLTPDIGLYTMTRIDDVAHPKLHAILAHLLAPLALLGLLAPLTLGRTWRAWPPILVGLGAAGVIGASLVGLGAGESLMTGYFAGHVGRIGVLVASADIMLLAGLGCVWGAITASGAFARIWLALIASIALVFTGLLALYGGVALGVS; from the coding sequence ATGCGCAACGTATTGGCTTCGCTTGCGTTCCTGACGAGCGCTTTGGCGTCGGCGCATGCACAAGATCTCCCTGCACTTGAGCCGGCCAATGTGCAGGCTTGGGCCGATCGTCATCTGGGCGCGATGGTCGAGAATGGCGGCGCAAGCGGCGTCGTAGTGAGCGTCGTGCGTGGTGGCGAGATCATCTATGAGGGCGGCTATGGGCTAGGCGACGTCGTCGCTCAAACGCCTGCCGATCCTGTCGCCACGCGTGTGCGGATCGGCTCCAACACCAAAACCTTCACCGCGACGCTGATCGCGCAATTGATGGACGAAGGGCGCATCGCCTCGCTCGATGATCCCGCCAATCGCTATCTCCAGCGTTATCAATTGCCGCCGAATGGACAATCGCCGATTCTGCTGCGCCATCTCTTGACGCATACGGCCGGCTATAGCGATCGCTTCTTTTTTATCGGCGCCGATCGCCCCGTGGACATACCGGTGTCAGCGCAGGTGTTTGATCGGCTGCGCCCATCCTTTGCCCGCCCAGTCGAAGAGCAGGTCGTTTATTCAAATTTCGGCGTGGCGACGCTCGGGCTGGTGATTGAAGACTTGACCGATGCGCCGATCGACGAGGCGATGCGGACGCGTCTGTTTGAGCCGTTCGGCATGACGCAAACAGAATTGGCGACGACGATTGAGGCGCCGTCAAACCTCGCACGCCCAGGGCTGATCGCAGCTGGCGGGCGTATCGTGGGGCCGACGCCGTTTACCGCCATCAATCCCGCTGTCGCGCAGACGGGCTCGATCGTCAGCACCGCCCATGACATGGCGCTCTATATGAATGCGCAGCTTGGCCACGGCGATTTGCTGAGCGCGGAGGCGCGCGGCCGCTTGCGGCAACGGCTTGCGGCCAATGCGGCCGAAGGCGCGGGCGTGGCCATGGTGTTTATTGAAGACAGCTGGGCCGGGCGCCAGACGATCAGTCACGGCGGCAATTGGGCGGGCTTCCATTCATGGTTCACTTTGGCGCCGGATGAAGATGTCGGCGTGTTCGTGGCGATCATCGGCGAAGCGGCGCCGGTGGGCATGTGGGACCGGCTGCGCGGCGCCATCCATGCCGATTGGGCGCCGCCGCCGTCGCCCGCGGTGCTTTCCGCAAGCGGCGCCACCAGCGCTTTCATGAGCGAATTCTTCGGCGCCAAGCGGGCATTCGTGCCGGTGACGATATCGGCGGAAGACCTCGCGGCTTATGCGGGGTTCTACCGCGCCGATCGCAGACCCTACACAACCAGCGAGCGGCTTTCGGCGCTGACCTATTTTGGCGCTGATGTTGTCGAGCTCAGCGTCGGCGAAGGCGGGCTCTATCTGAATGGCGCAGGCCCCTGGGCGCCGCAGGGCGATGGACGCTTCATGCTGGACGCACCGACGCGGCCGCAAATCATCATACGCCCCAATCCGCGCACCGGCGAATTTGTGCTGACGCCCGACATTGGCCTCTACACGATGACGCGCATTGATGATGTGGCGCATCCGAAACTGCACGCCATCTTGGCGCACCTTCTGGCCCCGCTCGCGCTTCTGGGTCTGCTGGCGCCGCTGACATTGGGTAGGACTTGGCGCGCATGGCCGCCGATTCTTGTAGGCCTGGGCGCTGCGGGCGTCATTGGCGCCAGCTTGGTCGGGCTTGGCGCGGGCGAGTCCTTGATGACCGGCTATTTTGCGGGCCATGTAGGGCGCATCGGCGTGCTTGTGGCGAGCGCGGACATCATGCTGCTCGCGGGATTGGGCTGTGTTTGGGGCGCGATCACCGCCTCCGGCGCGTTCGCGCGGATTTGGCTTGCGCTGATCGCAAGTATCGCGCTCGTCTTCACCGGCCTGCTGGCGCTCTATGGCGGCGTGGCCCTGGGCGTGAGCTGA
- a CDS encoding ornithine cyclodeaminase family protein translates to MRPKVRFIDHAEVARRLSYPRAIELVRDAMMALSRGDTLQLPRAIMALSEQRLFGIMSGALGARAVFGTKLISVFRENAAKGAPSHQGVIVIFDPDSGAPLGVVDAGEVTAIRTAAASAVATDCLARRDATRLVIAGTGEQALTHAKAIDCVRPLSSIAVWGRNATRAAELALQMETALQVAAAPVDDLEVAARDADIICTVTAAIEPILFGAWIKPGAHVNIIGSSHAGPSEVDSDLVARSRYIADSRANVLQQGAEFLHAKAAGVVGDDHIVAEIGEVLLGRVTGRRADAEITAYKSLGHVVQDIACAAAVVGAAVADDLRA, encoded by the coding sequence ATGAGGCCAAAAGTGCGCTTCATCGATCATGCCGAGGTGGCGCGCCGCCTGAGTTATCCGCGCGCGATCGAACTCGTGCGCGACGCCATGATGGCGCTGTCGCGCGGCGACACGCTGCAATTGCCGCGCGCCATCATGGCGCTTTCCGAGCAGAGATTGTTCGGGATTATGAGCGGCGCGCTGGGCGCGCGCGCAGTGTTTGGGACAAAGCTCATCAGCGTGTTTCGCGAGAACGCCGCCAAAGGCGCGCCCTCGCATCAGGGCGTGATTGTCATTTTCGATCCTGATAGCGGCGCACCGCTCGGCGTCGTCGACGCCGGCGAGGTCACCGCGATCCGCACCGCCGCAGCAAGCGCAGTCGCGACCGATTGCTTAGCCCGCCGCGACGCTACGCGCCTCGTTATCGCCGGAACTGGTGAGCAGGCCCTCACCCATGCCAAGGCCATCGATTGCGTGCGCCCGCTGTCGTCGATCGCCGTGTGGGGCCGCAACGCCACGCGCGCAGCTGAGCTCGCGTTGCAGATGGAGACTGCGCTCCAGGTGGCAGCGGCGCCTGTGGATGACCTCGAAGTCGCGGCCCGCGACGCTGACATCATCTGCACAGTCACGGCCGCAATTGAGCCGATCCTGTTTGGCGCATGGATCAAACCGGGCGCGCACGTGAACATCATCGGATCCAGCCACGCCGGACCGTCCGAGGTGGATTCCGACCTTGTCGCGCGCAGCCGCTACATCGCCGACAGCCGCGCCAATGTGCTGCAGCAGGGCGCGGAGTTTTTGCACGCGAAGGCCGCGGGCGTGGTCGGCGACGATCACATCGTCGCCGAGATTGGCGAAGTGCTGCTGGGGCGCGTCACAGGCCGGCGCGCCGATGCCGAGATCACCGCCTACAAATCGCTCGGCCACGTAGTGCAAGACATCGCCTGCGCGGCCGCCGTGGTTGGCGCGGCTGTCGCCGATGACCTCCGCGCGTGA
- a CDS encoding helix-turn-helix domain-containing protein, with product MTARGSATLAEVMALDPSQNAIGAGIKRFRLQKKWSLKELSEHSGVPLSTLSKVENGQMSLKLEKLLRVSSALGIDVMQLVQPAEPEAPAALVTGRRSLTRHGDAKITQTENTRYEYHASDFSRRLLTPVVIEVLPGRNPEPVKHQGEEFIFVIEGRVEVLTEFYEPAVLEVGESLYIDSTMAHNVRALDGKPARVLNVSSTPRASDI from the coding sequence ATGACAGCGCGCGGCAGCGCAACACTCGCTGAGGTGATGGCGCTCGATCCTAGCCAGAACGCCATCGGCGCCGGCATCAAACGCTTTCGCCTGCAGAAGAAGTGGTCGCTGAAAGAGCTCAGCGAGCACAGCGGCGTGCCGCTCTCAACCTTATCTAAGGTCGAGAACGGCCAGATGTCGCTGAAGCTTGAGAAATTGCTGCGCGTCAGCTCGGCCTTAGGCATCGACGTCATGCAATTGGTGCAGCCCGCAGAGCCTGAAGCGCCTGCCGCGCTCGTCACCGGTCGGCGCAGCCTCACTCGGCACGGCGACGCCAAAATCACGCAAACAGAAAACACCCGTTACGAATACCACGCATCGGATTTTTCGCGCCGCTTGCTGACACCAGTGGTGATTGAAGTTCTGCCTGGCCGCAATCCAGAGCCAGTGAAGCACCAGGGCGAGGAATTCATTTTCGTGATTGAGGGCCGCGTCGAGGTGCTCACGGAGTTTTACGAGCCCGCTGTCCTCGAAGTCGGAGAAAGCCTCTATATCGACTCGACCATGGCCCACAATGTGCGCGCGCTCGATGGCAAGCCCGCGCGCGTGCTCAACGTCTCTTCGACACCGCGCGCAAGCGACATCTAA
- a CDS encoding TonB-dependent receptor produces the protein MKIRGYGPIAAAGVSLLAFTAMGHTAASAQEAVVEGETIVVTASRREQSLQDTPLAVTAIDPEELSRTGLNRLREVVEVSPGVHYSGGGLPNGNTITMRGVAQTGRATTVGIYVDDVPIGSSNSFAAGPSLHYDAVQGDVERIELVRGPQGTLYGSSSMGGVVRYISRDPSTSDFEGNIRADLSETEEGETNTTYSARVGIPIVSDRLGLSVAGYQEDFGGFIDRIPASPTGAAENVDAYERTGLSARLVARPTDRLEFSLMGMRSDLESTGANTVALVGPPFAPANGPFNTDEGAMQLTDEFELYAGTVSYDFGWARLLSSTSEQTRDVANASDLVATFGSLIDLLSGEAAGTTTQALFTGRTLTDRFVQEIRLESPVNEQFEWVVGAIYSREESSNIQSLLGQPGNFLALDVDLGSELVETAVFGQATFYLTPNFDIAVGARVAEIESSVALTDGPGLIVANLPETTDSDTVDTYSLTARFRPTDDLSLYARIASGYRPQNANLPLMSGGVNVAPLIIATDTLWSYEAGAKGSLMDGVLRYDLAVWYNQWSDPQAVTFVNAATTGGNANSDITAYGFEGAVELTPTRGLSIIGSLSYAHSTLDSDETAAFGALEGENLAMLPEWSAALRAQYNFPITANVDGFVGGGVRYVGERDTGYDGGVGSGGVVIVPKIANFTLDEYVVANLAAGVRAGPVEARVYVNNLFDEYGYTGGTARPIVGGVRATANVLQPRTIGVGLSYAF, from the coding sequence ATGAAAATCCGTGGTTATGGGCCGATCGCTGCTGCTGGGGTGTCACTGCTCGCTTTTACAGCGATGGGCCATACCGCAGCGTCGGCCCAGGAGGCGGTGGTCGAGGGGGAGACGATCGTCGTCACCGCTTCCCGGCGCGAGCAATCGCTGCAGGACACGCCGTTGGCCGTGACGGCCATAGATCCCGAGGAGCTTTCGCGGACGGGGCTTAACCGCTTGCGTGAGGTCGTCGAGGTGTCGCCCGGCGTCCATTATTCGGGCGGCGGTCTGCCGAACGGCAACACCATCACCATGCGCGGCGTCGCTCAGACCGGTCGCGCGACGACTGTCGGCATCTATGTCGATGACGTGCCGATCGGGTCTTCGAACTCCTTCGCTGCGGGACCTTCGCTGCACTATGATGCGGTTCAAGGCGACGTTGAACGCATCGAATTGGTGCGCGGCCCGCAAGGCACGCTCTACGGTAGTTCCTCGATGGGCGGCGTTGTGCGCTACATCAGCCGCGATCCTTCAACCTCGGACTTTGAAGGCAACATTCGCGCTGACCTTTCGGAGACCGAAGAGGGCGAAACCAACACCACCTACAGCGCGCGGGTTGGGATTCCGATCGTCAGCGATCGACTTGGTCTCAGCGTCGCCGGCTATCAAGAAGATTTCGGCGGATTCATCGACCGCATCCCCGCCTCGCCAACGGGTGCGGCTGAGAATGTCGACGCCTATGAGCGCACCGGCTTGTCCGCGCGATTGGTCGCGCGACCGACGGATCGTCTCGAATTCTCTTTGATGGGGATGCGAAGCGATCTGGAATCGACCGGCGCCAACACGGTGGCGCTCGTCGGCCCGCCCTTCGCGCCAGCCAACGGCCCCTTCAACACCGACGAAGGCGCGATGCAGCTGACCGATGAGTTCGAGCTCTATGCCGGCACGGTGAGTTATGATTTCGGCTGGGCGCGGCTCTTGTCATCGACAAGCGAGCAGACCCGCGACGTCGCCAACGCTTCAGACCTCGTGGCGACGTTTGGCTCGTTGATCGATCTGCTTTCCGGTGAGGCTGCGGGCACAACCACGCAGGCGTTGTTCACTGGCCGGACGTTGACGGATCGGTTCGTGCAGGAAATCCGCCTGGAATCGCCCGTGAACGAGCAATTCGAGTGGGTCGTTGGAGCGATCTATTCGCGCGAAGAAAGCAGCAATATTCAATCCTTGCTCGGGCAGCCGGGTAACTTCCTGGCGCTCGACGTCGATCTGGGGAGTGAGCTGGTTGAAACGGCGGTGTTTGGTCAGGCGACGTTCTATCTGACCCCGAATTTCGACATCGCCGTCGGTGCGCGCGTCGCCGAGATTGAGTCTTCGGTCGCGCTTACTGACGGGCCGGGCCTGATCGTCGCCAACCTGCCGGAAACCACTGATTCAGATACGGTTGACACCTATAGCCTCACCGCGCGTTTCCGTCCGACCGACGATTTGTCGCTCTATGCGCGCATCGCCAGCGGCTATCGTCCGCAGAACGCCAACCTGCCGCTGATGAGCGGCGGCGTAAACGTTGCGCCGCTGATCATCGCCACCGATACGCTGTGGAGCTACGAAGCGGGCGCGAAGGGCTCGTTGATGGATGGCGTTCTCCGCTATGATTTGGCCGTTTGGTACAATCAATGGTCGGATCCGCAAGCCGTCACGTTCGTGAACGCGGCCACAACGGGCGGCAACGCCAATAGCGACATCACCGCATATGGCTTTGAAGGCGCCGTGGAGCTTACGCCGACGCGCGGTTTGTCGATTATCGGCAGCCTGAGCTACGCGCACTCCACGCTCGACAGCGATGAAACCGCTGCTTTCGGCGCGCTCGAAGGCGAGAACCTGGCTATGTTGCCGGAATGGTCAGCGGCGCTGCGTGCGCAATACAATTTCCCGATCACCGCAAACGTTGACGGCTTTGTCGGCGGCGGCGTCCGCTACGTGGGCGAGCGCGATACGGGCTATGATGGCGGCGTCGGCAGCGGCGGCGTGGTGATTGTGCCGAAGATCGCCAATTTCACGCTCGACGAATACGTCGTCGCCAACCTGGCGGCGGGCGTGCGCGCAGGGCCAGTGGAAGCGCGCGTCTACGTCAACAACCTGTTCGACGAATACGGCTATACAGGCGGCACGGCGCGCCCGATCGTCGGCGGCGTCCGGGCGACGGCGAACGTGCTGCAGCCGCGCACGATCGGCGTGGGGCTTTCCTACGCGTTCTGA
- a CDS encoding DUF1254 domain-containing protein, producing the protein MISLSRRALLNGVASVTLGACATAPADPIDHYVAAYFYAFPIYEFARTAWASAGPTAQRAHRFNQPMHRRTLTDHTGRNITTPNNDTVYTSARLDLSNGPLLAELPTLPDRYFSIAFMNAYTDNFAYVGTRATGGEGGRALIVGPTWQGQSPAGIRIIRSQTDDVWLLARILVDGPEDLAAANAAQDQIRFLDAPEPSLLPLAPTSSDELENFLAVTNAMLARGPLVDPVGRRASDYNDTGLRPGDVDAWSSLTQAQRDRWTVAAARAQQTLRTGFALRGETLNGWHYPPAGVGAPGDADDVRAAVALSGLAALEAVEATYARADDDNHGDPLTGEHAYTLTIPANVPAGAFWSLSMYQRENDGRLFFTENAINRFAIGDRTRGLMANADGSYTISLQRNEPGAGRANWLPTPAGAFVITFRAYLPQTPMLNGTWRLPAVVRL; encoded by the coding sequence ATGATCTCTCTCTCACGCCGCGCCCTGCTGAATGGCGTCGCGTCTGTCACGCTTGGCGCTTGCGCCACAGCGCCCGCTGATCCGATCGATCATTATGTAGCCGCGTATTTTTATGCCTTCCCAATCTATGAGTTCGCGCGCACTGCCTGGGCCTCTGCAGGACCGACCGCGCAACGCGCGCATCGCTTCAATCAACCCATGCATCGGCGCACGCTGACTGATCACACAGGGCGCAACATCACCACACCAAACAATGACACGGTTTATACATCGGCGCGCCTCGATCTCAGCAACGGCCCCCTGCTCGCGGAATTGCCAACGTTGCCTGATCGGTATTTCTCGATCGCGTTCATGAACGCCTACACAGACAATTTCGCTTATGTCGGCACCCGAGCGACAGGCGGCGAGGGCGGGCGGGCGTTAATCGTTGGTCCGACATGGCAAGGCCAGTCGCCAGCGGGCATTCGCATCATTCGCTCACAAACCGACGATGTGTGGCTGCTGGCGCGAATCTTGGTCGACGGGCCCGAAGATTTGGCCGCCGCCAATGCGGCGCAAGATCAAATCCGCTTCCTCGACGCGCCGGAGCCAAGCCTGTTGCCGCTCGCGCCCACAAGCTCGGACGAGCTAGAGAACTTCCTTGCGGTTACGAACGCCATGCTTGCGCGCGGACCGTTGGTCGATCCCGTTGGGCGACGCGCGTCCGATTATAACGACACGGGCTTACGGCCAGGCGATGTTGATGCGTGGTCGTCGCTCACGCAGGCTCAGCGCGATCGCTGGACCGTCGCCGCAGCGCGTGCACAGCAGACATTGCGCACGGGCTTTGCACTGCGCGGCGAGACACTCAATGGCTGGCATTATCCCCCAGCAGGCGTGGGTGCGCCGGGCGACGCAGATGATGTGCGCGCGGCTGTCGCGCTTTCGGGTCTCGCGGCTCTCGAAGCCGTGGAAGCCACCTATGCCCGAGCTGACGACGACAATCACGGTGATCCGCTCACGGGCGAGCACGCTTACACACTGACAATTCCGGCGAACGTCCCCGCCGGCGCGTTCTGGTCATTGTCGATGTATCAACGCGAAAACGACGGGCGGCTTTTCTTCACCGAGAACGCTATCAACCGCTTTGCTATCGGCGATCGAACGCGGGGCCTCATGGCCAACGCCGACGGCTCCTACACGATTTCACTGCAGCGGAACGAGCCAGGCGCCGGTCGGGCCAATTGGCTGCCCACGCCTGCTGGCGCATTCGTAATTACCTTCCGCGCCTATCTCCCTCAGACGCCGATGCTGAATGGGACGTGGCGGCTCCCGGCCGTCGTACGCCTGTGA
- a CDS encoding carboxylesterase/lipase family protein, with protein sequence MKMLQAMAASLVLGACATSAAAQTEVRIESGRLRGVIEDGIVVHRNIPFAAPPVGDLRWRPPAPAPAWQGMRDASAYGPACPQPERNSGVGGGRAERQSEDCLQLNVWAPQGARDLPVMVWIHGGGHRIGSGAYLLYDGAALARQGVVLVTINYRIGLLGYFAHPALTQEAAPDAPLGNYGFMDQIAALEWVQRNIRAFGGDPQRVTVFGESAGAASTLYLLASPHTRGLFQQAIVQSGGGLQRPTTLAAQEQSGVDAASRIGIAADARAEDLRAASADQWIEALGALEGLGFGPFIDGRLITEPPSRAFADDRAHDVPLMIGANDNEASVMGTLGVSPSVLGVLGPRLSELRTLYGEIAEEEFQRQALGDAFFVAPAAWVAAQTADGAPSFLYNFTYVAARRRGIAPGASHGSEIPYIFRTWQRLPIPPGFITDEDRAFSALISSCWVSFARDGAPTCGDAAWPAYASDSDQIMLFGPQTRVTPQPRRQAINLLLNTLTERPQ encoded by the coding sequence ATGAAAATGCTGCAGGCCATGGCTGCATCGCTTGTGCTCGGCGCGTGCGCGACCAGCGCTGCGGCGCAGACAGAGGTGCGCATTGAAAGCGGACGCCTGCGCGGTGTGATCGAAGACGGGATTGTCGTGCACCGCAACATTCCGTTCGCAGCACCACCCGTTGGCGATTTGCGTTGGCGCCCACCGGCCCCTGCGCCGGCATGGCAAGGCATGCGTGATGCGAGCGCGTACGGCCCCGCCTGCCCGCAGCCCGAGCGCAATAGCGGCGTTGGCGGGGGCCGCGCCGAGCGGCAAAGCGAGGATTGCCTTCAGCTCAATGTGTGGGCCCCACAGGGCGCGCGCGATCTGCCTGTGATGGTGTGGATACATGGCGGGGGCCATCGCATCGGCTCTGGGGCGTATTTGCTTTACGATGGCGCAGCGCTCGCGCGCCAAGGCGTGGTGTTGGTCACCATCAATTATCGCATCGGACTCTTGGGCTATTTTGCGCACCCTGCACTTACCCAAGAGGCCGCGCCCGACGCACCGCTCGGCAATTACGGCTTCATGGACCAGATCGCCGCACTCGAATGGGTCCAACGCAATATCCGCGCTTTTGGCGGCGACCCGCAGCGCGTCACCGTGTTCGGCGAAAGCGCGGGCGCGGCAAGCACGTTGTACTTGCTGGCCTCGCCCCACACGCGTGGCCTTTTTCAGCAAGCCATCGTCCAGTCCGGCGGCGGCCTGCAACGCCCTACGACGCTTGCGGCGCAAGAACAAAGCGGCGTCGACGCGGCAAGCCGGATCGGTATCGCCGCCGACGCGCGTGCTGAAGATTTGCGCGCCGCTTCCGCGGATCAATGGATCGAAGCGCTTGGCGCCCTTGAAGGCTTAGGCTTTGGACCGTTCATCGATGGACGGCTCATTACCGAACCTCCGTCGCGAGCGTTTGCCGACGACCGCGCCCATGACGTGCCGCTGATGATCGGCGCCAATGACAATGAGGCGAGCGTGATGGGCACGCTTGGCGTTTCGCCTAGCGTGCTTGGCGTCCTTGGTCCGCGCCTTTCTGAACTGCGTACGTTGTATGGCGAAATCGCTGAGGAAGAATTCCAGCGCCAGGCTTTGGGCGACGCCTTCTTCGTGGCGCCAGCCGCTTGGGTGGCGGCGCAAACGGCCGATGGCGCGCCAAGCTTTCTATACAATTTCACTTATGTGGCGGCGCGCCGGCGCGGGATTGCCCCGGGCGCTTCGCACGGCAGTGAGATTCCCTACATCTTCCGAACCTGGCAACGCCTGCCGATCCCGCCGGGCTTCATCACGGATGAGGACCGCGCCTTTTCAGCTTTGATCTCGTCGTGCTGGGTGAGTTTTGCTCGCGATGGCGCACCGACCTGCGGCGATGCGGCTTGGCCAGCCTATGCGTCTGATAGTGATCAAATCATGCTTTTTGGGCCGCAGACACGGGTGACGCCTCAGCCGCGTCGGCAGGCCATCAACCTTCTGCTCAACACCCTTACGGAGCGTCCGCAATGA